From Oncorhynchus keta strain PuntledgeMale-10-30-2019 chromosome 25, Oket_V2, whole genome shotgun sequence, one genomic window encodes:
- the LOC118358207 gene encoding stromelysin-3 isoform X2, producing MNTISSCKGWLQRSDLHNLKKRGRAHPQDTLKDTALTRGDPIRAALVTNSTEVSNRPRCGVPDYPMLKDVLYRGKHRQKRFVLFGGRLEKTDLTYKVVRFPWQMSEDKVRRVLQEALRVWSEVTPLTFTEVSSGKADIVIDFTRYWHGDNLPFDGPGGILAHAFFPQTHREGDIHFDYDEAWTLGNYMGTDLLQVAAHEFGHVLGLQHSREPGAVMSPYYSFSYPLELSEDDKLGIQYLYGHRPHIPPPSPLSPPPQITTETNEIISSIPDVCQTDFDAVSMIRGELFFFKSSYVWRIREGRLEAGYPALASRHWRGIPESIDAAFEDQSGSIWFFQGQSYWVFDAERQITGPEPVRRLGLSVSHIQAALLWGQDSSYNTYLFKSGSYWRFSPKENRVHSVYPRNMQDWSGIPSDVDAAFKDQHGYAHFIRGRQYWKFDPVEMNLLQGYPRYIGMDFFGCLNA from the exons ATGAATACGATCAGTTCATGCAAG GGATGGCTCCAGAGGTCTGATCTCCACAACctgaagaagagaggaagagccCATCCTCAGGACACACTCAAAGACACAGCCTTGACCAGAGGAGACCCTATAAGAGCAGCCCTGGTAACTAACAGCACTGAGGTGTCTAACCGCCCCCGCTGTGGCGTCCCTGACTACCCCATGCTGAAAGATGTCCTCTACAGGGGGAAACACAGGCAGAAACGATTTGTCCTGTTCGGGGGGCGCTTGGAGAAGACTGACCTCACCTACAA AGTGGTTCGCTTCCCCTGGCAGATGAGTGAGGACAAGGTGCGGCGTGTCCTGCAGGAAGCACTGAGAGTGTGGAGTGAGGTCACACCCCTCACCTTCACTGAGGTCAGCAGTGGAAAGGCTGACATTGTCATCGACTTCACCAG GTACTGGCATGGAGATAACCTGCCCTTTGACGGGCCTGGGGGCATTCTAGCCCATGCCTTCTTCCCCCAGACCCACAGGGAGGGCGACATCCATTTTGACTATGATGAAGCATGGACCCTTGGCAACTACATGG GCACAGACCTCCTCCAAGTGGCTGCTCATGAGTTTGGGCATGTTCTGGGCCTGCAGCACTCCCGGGAACCGGGTGCAGTGATGTCCCCTTATTACAGCTTCTCCTATCCCCTGGAGCTGAGCGAGGATGACAAGCTGGGGATCCAATACCTGTACGGCCATCGTCCACATATCCCGCCCCCATCTCCACTATCACCACCGCCACAAATCACCACAGAGACCAATGAGATCATTAGTAGTATC cCTGACGTCTGCCAGACAGACTTTGATGCTGTGTCTATGATCCGCGGGGAGCTGTTTTTCTTTAAATCAAGCTATGTGTGGCGCATTCGGGAGGGGCGGCTGGAGGCGGGCTACCCCGCGCTGGCGTCCCGCCATTGGAGGGGGATTCCAGAGAGCATTGATGCTGCCTTTGAAGACCAATCAGGGAGTATCTGGTTCTTTCAAg gtcAAAGCTACTGGGTGTTtgatgcagagagacagatcacAGGGCCAGAACCTGTGCGGAGGCTCGGCCTGTCAGTCTCCCACATCCAGGCAGCCCTGCTCTGGGGCCAGGACAGCAGTTAcaacacctacttattcaagtcAGGCAGCTACTGGAGGTTCAGCCCCAAGGAGAACCGCGTCCACTCTGTCTACCCTCGCAACATGCAGGACTGGAGCGGCATCCCCAGTGATGTAGACGCAGCCTTCAAGGACCAACACG GCTATGCCCACTTTATCCGAGGGAGGCAGTACTGGAAGTTTGATCCTGTGGAGATGAATTTACTACAGGGGTATCCTCGCTATATTGGAATGGACTTCTTTGGCTGCCTAAATGCATGA
- the LOC118358207 gene encoding stromelysin-3 isoform X3, with the protein MLKDVLYRGKHRQKRFVLFGGRLEKTDLTYKVVRFPWQMSEDKVRRVLQEALRVWSEVTPLTFTEVSSGKADIVIDFTRYWHGDNLPFDGPGGILAHAFFPQTHREGDIHFDYDEAWTLGNYMGTDLLQVAAHEFGHVLGLQHSREPGAVMSPYYSFSYPLELSEDDKLGIQYLYGHRPHIPPPSPLSPPPQITTETNEIISSIPDVCQTDFDAVSMIRGELFFFKSSYVWRIREGRLEAGYPALASRHWRGIPESIDAAFEDQSGSIWFFQGQSYWVFDAERQITGPEPVRRLGLSVSHIQAALLWGQDSSYNTYLFKSGSYWRFSPKENRVHSVYPRNMQDWSGIPSDVDAAFKDQHGYAHFIRGRQYWKFDPVEMNLLQGYPRYIGMDFFGCLNA; encoded by the exons ATGCTGAAAGATGTCCTCTACAGGGGGAAACACAGGCAGAAACGATTTGTCCTGTTCGGGGGGCGCTTGGAGAAGACTGACCTCACCTACAA AGTGGTTCGCTTCCCCTGGCAGATGAGTGAGGACAAGGTGCGGCGTGTCCTGCAGGAAGCACTGAGAGTGTGGAGTGAGGTCACACCCCTCACCTTCACTGAGGTCAGCAGTGGAAAGGCTGACATTGTCATCGACTTCACCAG GTACTGGCATGGAGATAACCTGCCCTTTGACGGGCCTGGGGGCATTCTAGCCCATGCCTTCTTCCCCCAGACCCACAGGGAGGGCGACATCCATTTTGACTATGATGAAGCATGGACCCTTGGCAACTACATGG GCACAGACCTCCTCCAAGTGGCTGCTCATGAGTTTGGGCATGTTCTGGGCCTGCAGCACTCCCGGGAACCGGGTGCAGTGATGTCCCCTTATTACAGCTTCTCCTATCCCCTGGAGCTGAGCGAGGATGACAAGCTGGGGATCCAATACCTGTACGGCCATCGTCCACATATCCCGCCCCCATCTCCACTATCACCACCGCCACAAATCACCACAGAGACCAATGAGATCATTAGTAGTATC cCTGACGTCTGCCAGACAGACTTTGATGCTGTGTCTATGATCCGCGGGGAGCTGTTTTTCTTTAAATCAAGCTATGTGTGGCGCATTCGGGAGGGGCGGCTGGAGGCGGGCTACCCCGCGCTGGCGTCCCGCCATTGGAGGGGGATTCCAGAGAGCATTGATGCTGCCTTTGAAGACCAATCAGGGAGTATCTGGTTCTTTCAAg gtcAAAGCTACTGGGTGTTtgatgcagagagacagatcacAGGGCCAGAACCTGTGCGGAGGCTCGGCCTGTCAGTCTCCCACATCCAGGCAGCCCTGCTCTGGGGCCAGGACAGCAGTTAcaacacctacttattcaagtcAGGCAGCTACTGGAGGTTCAGCCCCAAGGAGAACCGCGTCCACTCTGTCTACCCTCGCAACATGCAGGACTGGAGCGGCATCCCCAGTGATGTAGACGCAGCCTTCAAGGACCAACACG GCTATGCCCACTTTATCCGAGGGAGGCAGTACTGGAAGTTTGATCCTGTGGAGATGAATTTACTACAGGGGTATCCTCGCTATATTGGAATGGACTTCTTTGGCTGCCTAAATGCATGA
- the LOC118358207 gene encoding stromelysin-3 isoform X1, which produces MMMMLTSILLPCVFTLQCLRSMHCSPVPEGSRDQAAPGWLQRSDLHNLKKRGRAHPQDTLKDTALTRGDPIRAALVTNSTEVSNRPRCGVPDYPMLKDVLYRGKHRQKRFVLFGGRLEKTDLTYKVVRFPWQMSEDKVRRVLQEALRVWSEVTPLTFTEVSSGKADIVIDFTRYWHGDNLPFDGPGGILAHAFFPQTHREGDIHFDYDEAWTLGNYMGTDLLQVAAHEFGHVLGLQHSREPGAVMSPYYSFSYPLELSEDDKLGIQYLYGHRPHIPPPSPLSPPPQITTETNEIISSIPDVCQTDFDAVSMIRGELFFFKSSYVWRIREGRLEAGYPALASRHWRGIPESIDAAFEDQSGSIWFFQGQSYWVFDAERQITGPEPVRRLGLSVSHIQAALLWGQDSSYNTYLFKSGSYWRFSPKENRVHSVYPRNMQDWSGIPSDVDAAFKDQHGYAHFIRGRQYWKFDPVEMNLLQGYPRYIGMDFFGCLNA; this is translated from the exons ATGATGATGATGCTGACTTCTATCCTTCTACCCTGCGTCTTTACGCTGCAGTGCCTCCGAAGCATGCATTGTTCGCCAGTGCCAGAAGGAAGCAGGGACCAAGCGGCGCCG GGATGGCTCCAGAGGTCTGATCTCCACAACctgaagaagagaggaagagccCATCCTCAGGACACACTCAAAGACACAGCCTTGACCAGAGGAGACCCTATAAGAGCAGCCCTGGTAACTAACAGCACTGAGGTGTCTAACCGCCCCCGCTGTGGCGTCCCTGACTACCCCATGCTGAAAGATGTCCTCTACAGGGGGAAACACAGGCAGAAACGATTTGTCCTGTTCGGGGGGCGCTTGGAGAAGACTGACCTCACCTACAA AGTGGTTCGCTTCCCCTGGCAGATGAGTGAGGACAAGGTGCGGCGTGTCCTGCAGGAAGCACTGAGAGTGTGGAGTGAGGTCACACCCCTCACCTTCACTGAGGTCAGCAGTGGAAAGGCTGACATTGTCATCGACTTCACCAG GTACTGGCATGGAGATAACCTGCCCTTTGACGGGCCTGGGGGCATTCTAGCCCATGCCTTCTTCCCCCAGACCCACAGGGAGGGCGACATCCATTTTGACTATGATGAAGCATGGACCCTTGGCAACTACATGG GCACAGACCTCCTCCAAGTGGCTGCTCATGAGTTTGGGCATGTTCTGGGCCTGCAGCACTCCCGGGAACCGGGTGCAGTGATGTCCCCTTATTACAGCTTCTCCTATCCCCTGGAGCTGAGCGAGGATGACAAGCTGGGGATCCAATACCTGTACGGCCATCGTCCACATATCCCGCCCCCATCTCCACTATCACCACCGCCACAAATCACCACAGAGACCAATGAGATCATTAGTAGTATC cCTGACGTCTGCCAGACAGACTTTGATGCTGTGTCTATGATCCGCGGGGAGCTGTTTTTCTTTAAATCAAGCTATGTGTGGCGCATTCGGGAGGGGCGGCTGGAGGCGGGCTACCCCGCGCTGGCGTCCCGCCATTGGAGGGGGATTCCAGAGAGCATTGATGCTGCCTTTGAAGACCAATCAGGGAGTATCTGGTTCTTTCAAg gtcAAAGCTACTGGGTGTTtgatgcagagagacagatcacAGGGCCAGAACCTGTGCGGAGGCTCGGCCTGTCAGTCTCCCACATCCAGGCAGCCCTGCTCTGGGGCCAGGACAGCAGTTAcaacacctacttattcaagtcAGGCAGCTACTGGAGGTTCAGCCCCAAGGAGAACCGCGTCCACTCTGTCTACCCTCGCAACATGCAGGACTGGAGCGGCATCCCCAGTGATGTAGACGCAGCCTTCAAGGACCAACACG GCTATGCCCACTTTATCCGAGGGAGGCAGTACTGGAAGTTTGATCCTGTGGAGATGAATTTACTACAGGGGTATCCTCGCTATATTGGAATGGACTTCTTTGGCTGCCTAAATGCATGA